The Patescibacteria group bacterium DNA window TTGAAGTTTTTGATACTGCTCTTAAAAACACCGGCCCAGTGATGGAAGTTCGCTCACGCCGTGTTGGAGGCGCCAACTACCAAGTACCTGTTGAGGTTCGACCAGAACGCCGACTCGCGCTTTCCATGCGTTGGATTATCGAAGCCGCCAACAGCAAAAAAGGCAAACCAATTCACATTAAACTAGCGGAAGAGCTCATCGCCGCCTCAAAAAACGAAGGTGAAGCGGTTAAGAAACGCGAAAATACTCATAAGATGGCTGAGGCTAACAAAGCCTTCGCCCATTTCGCTTGGTAAAACTGAGCCGCCTCGGCGAGCGTGTTACCAGTGCAAAATGGAGCATCCAGCAAAAATTTTTACGCTAGAAATTTCAAAAAAATTTTTGTCGGACAGCATGTTATTGGTAGTAATGTAAAAAGCGGGCAAGAGAGCCTGTTTTTTTTCTTGCATCTTGAAAATTTTGATGTTCTAATGGCCATAGAACCGTACGTCTGGGATTTTGAAATATGAAAATTATTGAACTCAATAGCAAGTTACTTCGAATATGGCTTTTGGAATATACAGGGTTAACTTTCGTGAACGATGCGTGTTACGAAAATGGGCAATGGCGAGAATTAACAGGAATGTCT harbors:
- the rpsG gene encoding 30S ribosomal protein S7; the protein is MRRKHKNKNIVKPDAVHNSEKVAKLINYVMDAGKKNVARKIVYGAFEFIKEKEKTENPVEVFDTALKNTGPVMEVRSRRVGGANYQVPVEVRPERRLALSMRWIIEAANSKKGKPIHIKLAEELIAASKNEGEAVKKRENTHKMAEANKAFAHFAW